A stretch of Prunus dulcis chromosome 6, ALMONDv2, whole genome shotgun sequence DNA encodes these proteins:
- the LOC117630672 gene encoding kinesin-like protein KIN-14B isoform X2 yields MAEQRNNNRWNWEVSGFEPRKLSSSSSTASSFDHDDYKPGAPLVRRYSISAASALAQSEFSNHSVTSKLQKLKDQVKLAREDYLELRQEASELHEYSNAKLERVTRYLGVLANKTRKLDQFALETEARISPLINEKRRLFNDLLTAKGNIKIYCRARPLFEDEGSSIVEYPDDYNIRVNTGDDALSNPKKDFELDRVYGPHVGQAELFRDVQPLVQSALDGYNVSIFAYGQTNSGKTHTMEGSSHDRGLYARSFEELFDLANSDSTSTSRFKFSVTVFELYNEQIRDLLPESGDALPKIRMGSPESFVELVQEKVDNPLDFSKVLKDAFQSRGNDPSKFNVSHLIITIHIYYNNLITGENTYSKLSLVDLAGSEGLIAEDDSSERVTDLLHVMKSLSALGDVLSSLTSKKDAIPYENSMLTKVLADSLGGSSKTLMIVNVVPNSANLSETLLSLNFSSRARNAVLGLGNRDTIKKWRDIANDARKELYEKEKESQDLKQEVLGLKHSLKDANDQCVLLFNEVQKAWKVSYTLQSDLKSENIMLADKQKIEREQNAQLRNQVAQLLQLEQDQKVQIEQRDSTIQALQAKMKSIESRLSEAQHSSEDQSALGSYLSNAKAIGDGMDSPPVTKKLEEELKKRDALIERLHEENEKLFDRLTEKASLAGSPKLSSPLSKGPLNVQSRDLVRNDSKGHSMDVVPSSPALAADKTEGTVALVKSGADKVKTTPAGEYLTSALNDFDPEQHDSLAAISDGANKLLMLVLAAVIKAGASREHEILAEIRDAVFSFVRKMEPQRVMDTMLVSRVRILYIRSLLARSPELQSIKVSPVENFLEKANTGRSRSSSRGNSPGRSPVHYVDEHIQGFRVNLKPEKKSKFSSVVSKIRGLDQDTPRQQVTAGKLREINEEAKSFAIGNKALAALFVHTPAGELQRQLRSWLAENFDFLSVLGDDASGGTTGQLELLSTAIMDGWMAGLGAAVPPNTDALGQLLSEYSKRVYSSQLQHLKDIAGTLASEGAEDAAQVAKLRSALESVDHKRRKILQQIRSDVALLTLQDGGPPIQNPSTAAEDARLASLISLDGIVKQVKDIVRQSSMSTLSKSKKKQMLASLDELAERMPSLLDIDHPCAQRQIADARHVIQSIPEEDDHLQEQSHALKPSTDLGFGTETDVAQWNVLQFNTGATTPFIIKCGANSNSELVIKADAKIQEPKGGEVVRVVPRPSVLESMSLEEMKHVFSQLPEALSLLALARTADGTRARYSRLYRTLAMKVPSLRDLVGELEKGGVLKDVRS; encoded by the exons ATGGCGGAGCAGAGGAACAACAATAGGTGGAACTGGGAGGTCAGTGGCTTTGAACCGAGGAAGttgtcttcttcgtcgtcgaCGGCTTCGAGCTTCGACCATGACGATTACAAGCCTGGTGCGCCTTTAGTTCGGAGGTACTCGATCTCTGCTGCCTCGGCTTTGGCTCAGTCCGAGTTCTCCAACCACTCTGTGACTTCTAAGCTCCAGAAACTCAAGGACCAAGTTAAG CTTGCTAGAGAAGATTACTTGGAGTTGAGACAAGAAGCAAGTGAGTTGCACGAGTACTCTAATGCCAAACTCGAAAGAGTTACACGTTATCTTGGTGTTCTTGCCAATAAAACCCGAAAGCTAG ATCAATTTGCCCTTGAAACTGAGGCTAGAATTTCTCCGCTGATCAATGAGAAGAGAAGGTTGTTCAATGACTTATTGACAGCCAAAG GAAACATAAAGATATATTGTCGTGCAAGACCATTATTTGAGGATGAAGGTTCCTCAATTGTTGAATATCCTGATGACTACAACATCCGTGTAAATACTGGTGATGATGCCTTGTCCAACCCCAAGAAGGATTTCGAACTTGACAGAGTTTATGGACCTCATGTTGGACAAG CTGAACTTTTCCGTGATGTTCAACCTTTGGTGCAATCAGCATTGGATGGATATAATGTTTCTATATTTGCATATGGACAAACCAACTCAGGAAAGACACACACAATG GAAGGATCTAGCCATGATCGTGGTTTATATGCTCGTTCTTTCGAGGAACTATTTGATTTGGCCAACTCTGATTCAACTTCTACGTCGAGATTTAAATTCTCTGTTACAGTTTTTGAGCTCTACAATGAACAG ATAAGGGATTTACTCCCAGAATCAGGAGATGCTCTACCAAAGATTCGCATGGGATCACCGGAGTCCTTTGTAGAACTTGTGCAGGAGAAAGTTGATAACCCACTGGACTTCTCTAAAGTATTAAAAGATGCATTTCAGAGCCGGGGAAATGATCCATCAAAGTTCAACGTTTCTCATTT GATCATCAcgatacatatatattataacaaTTTGATCACTGGAGAAAACACATACAGCAAGCTTTCTCTAGTTGACTTGGCTGGAAGTGAAGGTTTAATTGCTGAAGATGACAGCAGTGAGCGTGTGACAGACTTGCTGCATGTGATGAAATCACTTTCAGC GTTGGGAGATGTTTTGTCTTCCTTGACTTCCAAAAAGGATGCTATTCCTTATGAAAATTCAATGCTTACAAAAGTACTCGCAGACTCGCTAG GTGGAAGCTCAAAAACTCTGATGATTGTTAATGTCGTTCCAAATTCTGCGAATTTGTCGGAGACACTATTATCTCTCAACTTCTCTTCTAGAGCTCGAAATGCTGTTCTAGGCCTTGGGAATCGAGATACCATAAAGAAATGGAGAGATATT GCAAATGATGCACGTAAGGAGTTgtatgaaaaggaaaaagaaagtcaGGATTTGAAACAAGAGGTTTTGGGACTTAAACATTCACTCAAGGATGCAAATGATCAATGTGTCCTACTCTTCAATGAAGTCCAGAAAGCGTGGAAAGTTTCTTATACGTTACAGTCAGATTTAAAG TCAGAGAATATTATGCTTGCAGATAAGCAAAAGATAGAAAGGGAACAAAATGCGCAGCTCAGAAATCAAGTAGCTCAACTGTTACAGTTGGAGCAAGATCAAAAAGTGCAGATAGAACAACGAGATTCTACAATTCAGGCCTTGCAG GCCAAAATGAAAAGCATTGAATCCAGACTCAGTGAAGCCCAACATTCCAGTGAAGATCAGTCAGCATTAGGCTCATATCTATCAAATGCCAAGGCAATTGGGGATGGCATGGATTCTCCACCAGTTACTAAGAAATTGGAAGAGGAGCTTAAAAAACGTGATGCATTAATAGAG AGGTTacatgaagaaaatgagaagttATTTGATAGGTTGACAGAGAAAGCATCTTTGGCTGGATCACCAAAG CTGTCAAGTCCATTATCCAAGGGGCCACTAAATGTGCAGTCTCGGGACCTTGTGAG GAATGATAGTAAGGGGCATTCGATGGATGTTGTTCCTTCATCACCGGCACTTGCTGCAGACAAGACTGAGGGTACAGTTGCTTTAGTGAAATCAGGTGCGGATAAAGTGAAAACAACCCCTGCAGGAGAATATCTTACGTCTGCCTTGAATGACTTTGATCCTGAACAACATGACAGCCTTGCTGCCATTTCAGATGGAGCAAATAAGCTTTTGATGCTG GTTCTGGCTGCAGTAATCAAAGCAGGGGCTTCTAGGGAGCATGAAATACTTGCTGAAATAAGAGATGCTGTTTTCTCCTTTGTTCGTAAAATGGAACCACAGAGGGTAATGGACACCATGCTTGTATCCCGTGTTAGAATTTTGTATATTAGATCTTTGCTTGCTAGATCACCGGAGCTGCAGTCCATCAAG GTTTCTCCCGTTGAGAATTTTCTGGAGAAGGCTAATACTGGACGTAGTAGAAGTTCCAGCCGAGGTAACAGCCCTGGAAGATCTCCCGTGCACTATGTTGATGAGCATATCCAAGGCTTCAGAGTGAATCTAAAGCCAGAAAAGAAGTCCAAGTTTTCATCAGTTGTATCAAAGATACGCGGTCTTGATCAG GATACTCCACGGCAGCAGGTAACTGCTGGAAAGCTTAGAGAAATAAATGAGGAGGCTAAAAGTTTTGCAATTGGAAACAAAGCTCTTGCTGCTCTCTTTGTTCATACACCAGCTGGTGAGCTGCAGCGCCAACTTAGGTCCTGGCTTgcagaaaattttgactttctCTCTGTTCTTGGAGATGATGCATCAGGAGGGACAACTGGTCAGTTGGAGCTTCTTTCAACTGCAATCATGGATGGTTGGATGGCTGGACTTGGTGCTGCAGTGCCTCCTAATACAGATGCTCTTGGTCAACTTCTATCTGAGTATTCAAAGCGGGTCTATAGTTCTCAATTGCAGCACCTGAAG GATATTGCTGGTACGTTGGCATCAGAAGGGGCGGAAGATGCAGCACAGGTTGCAAAATTGCGATCAGCTCTCGAATCTGTTGATCACAAAAGGAGAAAG ATTTTGCAACAAATAAGAAGTGACGTAGCCTTATTGACATTGCAAGATGGTGGTCCACCTATTCAAAATCCTTCTACTGCAGCTGAAGATGCACGATTAGCATCTCTCATTTCCCTTGATGGCATAGTGAAACAAGTCAAG GATATAGTGAGACAATCCTCTATGAGCACCTTGAGCAAGAGTAAGAAGAAGCAAATGCTTGCATCTCTGGATGAACTTGCTGAACGGATGCCTTCCCTTCTTGACATTGATCATCCATGTGCGCAAAGGCAAATTGCTGATGCTCGTCATGTGATCCAG TCTATTCCCGAAGAAGATGATCACCTTCAAGAGCAATCTCATGCTCTCAAACCATCTACAGATTTAGGGTTCGGTACTGAAACTGACGTGGCACAGTGGAATGTCCTGCAGTTCAATACAGGCGCTACGacgccatttatcatcaagtgCGGAGCAAACTCTAATTCAGAACTAGTCATTAAAGCAGATGCCAAGATTCAAGAACCTAAAGGGGGTGAGGTTGTGAGGGTTGTCCCAAGGCCATCTGTTCTGGAAAGCATGAGCTTGGAGGAGATGAAACATGTATTCTCCCAACTCCCTGAAGCTCTAAGCTTGCTTGCCTTGGCAAGGACTGCAGATGGAACACGAGCTCGTTATTCTAGGTTATACAGGACTTTAGCCATGAAAGTGCCGTCGTTGAGGGATTTAGTCGGCGAACTTGAAAAGGGGGGTGTCCTAAAAGATGTGAGGTCATAA
- the LOC117630672 gene encoding kinesin-like protein KIN-14B isoform X1 has protein sequence MAEQRNNNRWNWEVSGFEPRKLSSSSSTASSFDHDDYKPGAPLVRRYSISAASALAQSEFSNHSVTSKLQKLKDQVKLAREDYLELRQEASELHEYSNAKLERVTRYLGVLANKTRKLDQFALETEARISPLINEKRRLFNDLLTAKGNIKIYCRARPLFEDEGSSIVEYPDDYNIRVNTGDDALSNPKKDFELDRVYGPHVGQAELFRDVQPLVQSALDGYNVSIFAYGQTNSGKTHTMEGSSHDRGLYARSFEELFDLANSDSTSTSRFKFSVTVFELYNEQIRDLLPESGDALPKIRMGSPESFVELVQEKVDNPLDFSKVLKDAFQSRGNDPSKFNVSHLIITIHIYYNNLITGENTYSKLSLVDLAGSEGLIAEDDSSERVTDLLHVMKSLSALGDVLSSLTSKKDAIPYENSMLTKVLADSLGGSSKTLMIVNVVPNSANLSETLLSLNFSSRARNAVLGLGNRDTIKKWRDIANDARKELYEKEKESQDLKQEVLGLKHSLKDANDQCVLLFNEVQKAWKVSYTLQSDLKSENIMLADKQKIEREQNAQLRNQVAQLLQLEQDQKVQIEQRDSTIQALQAKMKSIESRLSEAQHSSEDQSALGSYLSNAKAIGDGMDSPPVTKKLEEELKKRDALIERLHEENEKLFDRLTEKASLAGSPKLSSPLSKGPLNVQSRDLVSRNDSKGHSMDVVPSSPALAADKTEGTVALVKSGADKVKTTPAGEYLTSALNDFDPEQHDSLAAISDGANKLLMLVLAAVIKAGASREHEILAEIRDAVFSFVRKMEPQRVMDTMLVSRVRILYIRSLLARSPELQSIKVSPVENFLEKANTGRSRSSSRGNSPGRSPVHYVDEHIQGFRVNLKPEKKSKFSSVVSKIRGLDQDTPRQQVTAGKLREINEEAKSFAIGNKALAALFVHTPAGELQRQLRSWLAENFDFLSVLGDDASGGTTGQLELLSTAIMDGWMAGLGAAVPPNTDALGQLLSEYSKRVYSSQLQHLKDIAGTLASEGAEDAAQVAKLRSALESVDHKRRKILQQIRSDVALLTLQDGGPPIQNPSTAAEDARLASLISLDGIVKQVKDIVRQSSMSTLSKSKKKQMLASLDELAERMPSLLDIDHPCAQRQIADARHVIQSIPEEDDHLQEQSHALKPSTDLGFGTETDVAQWNVLQFNTGATTPFIIKCGANSNSELVIKADAKIQEPKGGEVVRVVPRPSVLESMSLEEMKHVFSQLPEALSLLALARTADGTRARYSRLYRTLAMKVPSLRDLVGELEKGGVLKDVRS, from the exons ATGGCGGAGCAGAGGAACAACAATAGGTGGAACTGGGAGGTCAGTGGCTTTGAACCGAGGAAGttgtcttcttcgtcgtcgaCGGCTTCGAGCTTCGACCATGACGATTACAAGCCTGGTGCGCCTTTAGTTCGGAGGTACTCGATCTCTGCTGCCTCGGCTTTGGCTCAGTCCGAGTTCTCCAACCACTCTGTGACTTCTAAGCTCCAGAAACTCAAGGACCAAGTTAAG CTTGCTAGAGAAGATTACTTGGAGTTGAGACAAGAAGCAAGTGAGTTGCACGAGTACTCTAATGCCAAACTCGAAAGAGTTACACGTTATCTTGGTGTTCTTGCCAATAAAACCCGAAAGCTAG ATCAATTTGCCCTTGAAACTGAGGCTAGAATTTCTCCGCTGATCAATGAGAAGAGAAGGTTGTTCAATGACTTATTGACAGCCAAAG GAAACATAAAGATATATTGTCGTGCAAGACCATTATTTGAGGATGAAGGTTCCTCAATTGTTGAATATCCTGATGACTACAACATCCGTGTAAATACTGGTGATGATGCCTTGTCCAACCCCAAGAAGGATTTCGAACTTGACAGAGTTTATGGACCTCATGTTGGACAAG CTGAACTTTTCCGTGATGTTCAACCTTTGGTGCAATCAGCATTGGATGGATATAATGTTTCTATATTTGCATATGGACAAACCAACTCAGGAAAGACACACACAATG GAAGGATCTAGCCATGATCGTGGTTTATATGCTCGTTCTTTCGAGGAACTATTTGATTTGGCCAACTCTGATTCAACTTCTACGTCGAGATTTAAATTCTCTGTTACAGTTTTTGAGCTCTACAATGAACAG ATAAGGGATTTACTCCCAGAATCAGGAGATGCTCTACCAAAGATTCGCATGGGATCACCGGAGTCCTTTGTAGAACTTGTGCAGGAGAAAGTTGATAACCCACTGGACTTCTCTAAAGTATTAAAAGATGCATTTCAGAGCCGGGGAAATGATCCATCAAAGTTCAACGTTTCTCATTT GATCATCAcgatacatatatattataacaaTTTGATCACTGGAGAAAACACATACAGCAAGCTTTCTCTAGTTGACTTGGCTGGAAGTGAAGGTTTAATTGCTGAAGATGACAGCAGTGAGCGTGTGACAGACTTGCTGCATGTGATGAAATCACTTTCAGC GTTGGGAGATGTTTTGTCTTCCTTGACTTCCAAAAAGGATGCTATTCCTTATGAAAATTCAATGCTTACAAAAGTACTCGCAGACTCGCTAG GTGGAAGCTCAAAAACTCTGATGATTGTTAATGTCGTTCCAAATTCTGCGAATTTGTCGGAGACACTATTATCTCTCAACTTCTCTTCTAGAGCTCGAAATGCTGTTCTAGGCCTTGGGAATCGAGATACCATAAAGAAATGGAGAGATATT GCAAATGATGCACGTAAGGAGTTgtatgaaaaggaaaaagaaagtcaGGATTTGAAACAAGAGGTTTTGGGACTTAAACATTCACTCAAGGATGCAAATGATCAATGTGTCCTACTCTTCAATGAAGTCCAGAAAGCGTGGAAAGTTTCTTATACGTTACAGTCAGATTTAAAG TCAGAGAATATTATGCTTGCAGATAAGCAAAAGATAGAAAGGGAACAAAATGCGCAGCTCAGAAATCAAGTAGCTCAACTGTTACAGTTGGAGCAAGATCAAAAAGTGCAGATAGAACAACGAGATTCTACAATTCAGGCCTTGCAG GCCAAAATGAAAAGCATTGAATCCAGACTCAGTGAAGCCCAACATTCCAGTGAAGATCAGTCAGCATTAGGCTCATATCTATCAAATGCCAAGGCAATTGGGGATGGCATGGATTCTCCACCAGTTACTAAGAAATTGGAAGAGGAGCTTAAAAAACGTGATGCATTAATAGAG AGGTTacatgaagaaaatgagaagttATTTGATAGGTTGACAGAGAAAGCATCTTTGGCTGGATCACCAAAG CTGTCAAGTCCATTATCCAAGGGGCCACTAAATGTGCAGTCTCGGGACCTTGTGAG CAGGAATGATAGTAAGGGGCATTCGATGGATGTTGTTCCTTCATCACCGGCACTTGCTGCAGACAAGACTGAGGGTACAGTTGCTTTAGTGAAATCAGGTGCGGATAAAGTGAAAACAACCCCTGCAGGAGAATATCTTACGTCTGCCTTGAATGACTTTGATCCTGAACAACATGACAGCCTTGCTGCCATTTCAGATGGAGCAAATAAGCTTTTGATGCTG GTTCTGGCTGCAGTAATCAAAGCAGGGGCTTCTAGGGAGCATGAAATACTTGCTGAAATAAGAGATGCTGTTTTCTCCTTTGTTCGTAAAATGGAACCACAGAGGGTAATGGACACCATGCTTGTATCCCGTGTTAGAATTTTGTATATTAGATCTTTGCTTGCTAGATCACCGGAGCTGCAGTCCATCAAG GTTTCTCCCGTTGAGAATTTTCTGGAGAAGGCTAATACTGGACGTAGTAGAAGTTCCAGCCGAGGTAACAGCCCTGGAAGATCTCCCGTGCACTATGTTGATGAGCATATCCAAGGCTTCAGAGTGAATCTAAAGCCAGAAAAGAAGTCCAAGTTTTCATCAGTTGTATCAAAGATACGCGGTCTTGATCAG GATACTCCACGGCAGCAGGTAACTGCTGGAAAGCTTAGAGAAATAAATGAGGAGGCTAAAAGTTTTGCAATTGGAAACAAAGCTCTTGCTGCTCTCTTTGTTCATACACCAGCTGGTGAGCTGCAGCGCCAACTTAGGTCCTGGCTTgcagaaaattttgactttctCTCTGTTCTTGGAGATGATGCATCAGGAGGGACAACTGGTCAGTTGGAGCTTCTTTCAACTGCAATCATGGATGGTTGGATGGCTGGACTTGGTGCTGCAGTGCCTCCTAATACAGATGCTCTTGGTCAACTTCTATCTGAGTATTCAAAGCGGGTCTATAGTTCTCAATTGCAGCACCTGAAG GATATTGCTGGTACGTTGGCATCAGAAGGGGCGGAAGATGCAGCACAGGTTGCAAAATTGCGATCAGCTCTCGAATCTGTTGATCACAAAAGGAGAAAG ATTTTGCAACAAATAAGAAGTGACGTAGCCTTATTGACATTGCAAGATGGTGGTCCACCTATTCAAAATCCTTCTACTGCAGCTGAAGATGCACGATTAGCATCTCTCATTTCCCTTGATGGCATAGTGAAACAAGTCAAG GATATAGTGAGACAATCCTCTATGAGCACCTTGAGCAAGAGTAAGAAGAAGCAAATGCTTGCATCTCTGGATGAACTTGCTGAACGGATGCCTTCCCTTCTTGACATTGATCATCCATGTGCGCAAAGGCAAATTGCTGATGCTCGTCATGTGATCCAG TCTATTCCCGAAGAAGATGATCACCTTCAAGAGCAATCTCATGCTCTCAAACCATCTACAGATTTAGGGTTCGGTACTGAAACTGACGTGGCACAGTGGAATGTCCTGCAGTTCAATACAGGCGCTACGacgccatttatcatcaagtgCGGAGCAAACTCTAATTCAGAACTAGTCATTAAAGCAGATGCCAAGATTCAAGAACCTAAAGGGGGTGAGGTTGTGAGGGTTGTCCCAAGGCCATCTGTTCTGGAAAGCATGAGCTTGGAGGAGATGAAACATGTATTCTCCCAACTCCCTGAAGCTCTAAGCTTGCTTGCCTTGGCAAGGACTGCAGATGGAACACGAGCTCGTTATTCTAGGTTATACAGGACTTTAGCCATGAAAGTGCCGTCGTTGAGGGATTTAGTCGGCGAACTTGAAAAGGGGGGTGTCCTAAAAGATGTGAGGTCATAA